The DNA segment cacggaatacgcatgctgccagaaagatggttaaaagtagtagctagcgacggccaatattttgaataacatttttctaaccttttttatacaataaagccttaaatttacaaaaaaaaaaacggcggaagcaaagttgtagaccaataTGTTTCACAACATTccggtagtcggaaagcattgtttcacagacgtttactcgacgctgtttttcgaataaaatttagtgttttggaCACCATCGTGCTTTCTATTTTCTTAGGgccatatgatttttaaaatagttttcactgatccttccgttactccaacgatgtcagtaaaATCTCTGATAGTAAATTGTCGATActtaagcaccaattcctttattttatcgaCGTGGTAATCATGAGCTGATGTTGATGGCCTTTCGTCGGCTCATTATGCACAACATTGTTGATCGTGACAATTACCGACCAGCGTCAACTGATttgatgcaacacgaacaatctaTGGCCGCCTTTGGTTCAACTCAAATAATATCAGCTTAGTTTCTTCAATTGAACCAATCAATTATTCGAGTAGTGTAGTATTGATTCCAATCAAGTGAGTCATACTCGGGTGAAAATGTATGAACTTTGAGAATGAGCGGTTAGTTTCATGGACATGAATGTTAGAAATGAATTATTCGAAGTATTGCCCATCGCTAATCATGACTTTTTCGATGTCGTCTTGTGAGTGGAACTGCTTTTGAGCCATACCAGATTTGGCAACGTGAGGCTGAGCGTTGTAATGCAGCAGAATCACTTTTTCGGGCCTCACCCGGTATTGAGGTTATAAGGTTATGTAAAGAATCATTCCCTATGAATCTAGTCGCTTTAAAATAGCACAGATTCTCATCGAGCAATATCTCCAATTCTCCTTCTTCGAAGTTGTTTGTGATGTCTTTACGTGTACGGTTGTAATATCGAATTCCGTAAAGTTTTTGGATTTCCCGCTGTGCTTTAACCGCCGATTTCTTTGACTGAAAGATGAGAATCAACACTTCCCGCAAGTGACGATTATTTGGCATAAAATTGGACATATTCGTACAAACAAAAGTATATGACACATAAACAAAGTCACTGTGGAAGCAcagttttttcaaatgtttaggTTAAGTTTATCACGATTTCAATTTTTGGATATATCGAAATCGATCACCACTAACGGCTGGAGCCATCTATTGACAAACATCGAGAACTTAGTTGCGCTCCTAATAGATCTCACATACTGACACATGTTTTTGGTAAAAACTTAGCTGTAGGCATTAGAGTCCATAGTTTCGGTATATGACGCAGTTTTAGATCGATCTCGCACTGTAACATAGTAATGCCTGTATAATGTTACCTACCGAATTTACTTGAAATTGGTTGAGTAGATCCTAAGATATTGGTTTTCACTTAAAGATGAGCCTATGTCCCGcttctataaaattttgtttatcatcTCGGCTGCAAAACTTAATGTctctgaagaatttttttaatgagttatcgcgcttttagtgcTTTTTCCCATAACCGTTATAGGGCGAGtttcgatttcacccattttaaCACTGTTGGAGGAGGAGGTTTTGAGCAATTTTGATTGCTTTAGCTAAAGTGGTTTGGGAGATCTGTATTGACGTGGCACGACCAACCAGGACGTGGTTATGGACTGATTCagtgtacaaaaatattttaaactacaGGTGCCAACGCATCCGTGATCTTCAGTACCAAACTCACTTTGTGACATTATTTGTGACTTAGTTTAAGCaatagtaattctatttacgatacttatatataatatctCAATATTTACTTAGGTGAATGTTTCCAATGGCATATGCATGGACGATTACCCAGATATCCCGGAGTTACTTCGGTTGATCTCTTTGattggtattttaaaaaatcattggTTGAAAATGGCGATTATACTGTATACCAGGTTATTGGATAAAATTCAATTGGCggaatttaagatttttagaTAATGCACAATTGTACGGAATTTTCTATCTCTGCATTGTACCATAAGTATAAAAAAGTGTGTTCTTTCGTTTGAACATTTACATTGCCTACCCAATACTTCGGCATACCTTTGAAGACATTTCCTTGCAGAAATAATTGTATCCATAAGCCGAGAGAataaaaatcaagcaaaaatttaagaatttccaTCGTTTACTCGCATTTTCACTTTCAGTTTCACACAAAACTTTCTCTACACAACTGAATGCTTTCGGATCCAGACACCTTTCTTTGCACTTTACTGCCAACTGCTGCAACTTCAACTTTGCGTCGACTTTACCGCAAAACATTTCGCACATAAGCTCTAGATAGCGATACAACCGAAGCGCTACAATACCAAAGGACTACTGTGATCAGGATTACGGCATTTTTACGCAATAGTGCAATAGATTGTCTTACTACTTGCTCCATATGCGAGTGTCGGCATTTACGCCTTCAAACGGCAATAATGTGATTATCAGCTTCCTTACAGTCCTTCTGGCATACGCCTCTTTGTTTGCTCCACAATGGGAGGCATATGGGTATGCACAATTGTATGTGTCCTGACGTAATTTGTATTTTCGTCAGTCTGTTGTTGTTCAAGACATGCTGACGCAGGCATTGAACTCTCCTACGCTCAtgtgatatatagtatactcgTTTTTATGATGTGTTTCCCGCCGTTTTGTGCTGTGGGCGCTGAGAGTGTCCTTAAACGATAAGCAAGCAACAAGTTGATTGGGTAATAAAGAATAGATGAAGTGGGTTACTAAAGCATGTGATGAAATGCAATTATTAGTCGATTTGTTCGCGGCTATACATGTTGGTGGATGAATGAAATAAAGTGGGTATTTTAACACCCTCGATAGACTTTATTTTACTTGGAAACCGTTggtataatgtatatatgtatttctaaacatggatatatttacatatgtatttgtgactTTGTTTTTAACTCAGctctaattatttattttaactattttgcaGAAATCCCTACACAGCAGATAGCACCTGCATTACCTATGATGCAGTGAACGCCGCCTATTTGGATGCTCGAAAGCGAATCCGTATGTATCGTACTTAAACAATTGTAATCATTAGAGTACACAGATCTAGTTATTAGTTATCTACTGCAATTCAATATAAGCTaatgaaacttaaaataacgttatatttataataagtaGGTATAGCTGTAATCCCATTATTTACACATCAAAATTGGGATGTCATCTAAAAGTGAACGGTGTCGGGAAATTTatctaattataaaaaatgcactaAGCACGCTAGATAATTAAGTCCGAAGCTTTTGTTTAGAAGTTACTaaaggacccgtccacgcttcactgtggctgatacatagataatactactactaacatctatatgatttctattagttggattataactattagttaatgcgATATAGCATTTTCGTAAAGCTACTTGTGTTAGtatacaaaaaatggatcataaagcatttcgtgtgttaataaagcattgctttttttggggaaaatactgttgaatttgggctcagggaaatccaccgatgaaaagatacatatttgctaagcttaaagTGGCGAAAGCACTGTGCAAAGTGGGCGCTTCGCAAGTTCgtaattcaacaaaaacaacgaataactgattctgagaagtatttgagtgctctttaattgtaataaaaccaaaattgttcgtcagtgatagaaacatagctccatcatttcccactggagcccaatcgacagtcattccaGTGGACTCCTCAAGCGTGGCAACGAAAAaggcggctggaaaggttatgacatcagtcttttgggatgcacgtgctataatacatactcaacgactgattattGAGCCAGTTATagtctatttcactgcgtagtTGGTTGGATTCTTTTCTTCtaactattatttttaatgaagactctgtttaaaattgtacatatttcgtaaacatgaattttgtacaaatgcttatgatttaaaatataatttttgtatttatgagttgtattaaattttgacataaagagataaaaggtatcctatgtccttaccctggttctaagctaccttccctccaattttcagccaaatcggtttagccgttcctCAGTTATAAATCAGAATTGTCGTCttaccgtttagacctaccctggactacgacaaagattttaaaaccaaaatcagccgttctcgagttttaatcagactaacgaacaacaattcattttcatttatatagattatgttcaacattttgaaaatctttgtTCTTAACCATTTCATTCTTTGTAATATGATTGAAATTCGACTAATCCATTCACTATCAAATGTAatgttacaaaaataaaacaagtttaactttgcagaatatattttaagagtacaaaagtagaaaaacaatatttgaatATGTTTCCATATTTGGATACTGGAAATAAGGTACACGAAGGTTAAGGAAGGAAAAGTGGGCAATTATTTTACGTGAAGGTACTGCACACTTTTTGAATTccttttccttcattattaaaAGTACTTGAGACTGAATTCATTGCTAATTTAACATTAATCGTTCATACGAAGCTGTAAAATATGAAGCAAGTTATTCTAACATGCCCAGATAGTTACATAGATATCtacttttattattgtaaaaagtAGCCGTTATAAAGTTGTATAAGCGATTTTAATTTGTATGGTTATTAGTTTATATAATTCGCTCATTTTTAATACACACTTCTCTCAGAAGCTTTTCGTGTATTtcgttttgttaaataaaatgttgaaaacggATAAAATCGGTTCAAATTAGTTAAACGTATTATCTTGGCTGTATAGGTACCAAAATGGGTGAAATATGACATGCAATGTTTTTCGTTACTCCTAATTATATACCGATTATATCGGTCTATATTGTTTTCGTCCTTCCTTAATTGTTTGTAGTGCAGTTTTGCCAAATTGATGACATTTCATCCCTACGAGATCATTGCAATAATTTCCCATCAACTCGTAAAGTTCCCCCTCGTATggataaaagtgaaatatttgttgTCTTGTAAACTGgcacatatttctttatattcaaTTCAACTTGCTGTTGCTAGAGTTGTATATTTGATAAAGCGAATTGACTGGCCTTACTTTATCCAATATAACCACAAGGCCAAACTGTAGTACAATAAACTCAAGAAAAGTAGTTCTGGTAAGAAAGAGAACAAGATTAAAAGCGAATTAGAAATTCTGGATAAAAAGACTAGATTCAAATATGGAGTTTTTCTGTCagaggaaaaagtttaaaacagttttttcgacgagttaattttaataaaaagaaaatagttgATGAGATAACTGCTGGCGGGGTCAAATCGTAAACAATCTGTTCGTTTCCAAATACTGTCTTTGTGTAGTACTAAAAAGCTTTAGTTGGCgttaatttcaaaatacttgTCTTATTTGCTCGTGTTAATGACAAAATCAATTCTTGATACtatattttaaatctttttgaCTTTTTTACACCAACGCATGTTATGATAAGACTAaaagtatgcatatacatatacatagatcaACGTAACTGTATATTCTAAAATACTTTGGAATTTCAGATGTGGCGCAGCCGAAAGGTGATTGGAAAACGGAAGAATTGGCTACAGTCGGTGAGCTGCTGCTGGACATTTCGATACAGTTAGCGAGGACGTAAGTAGAAAATATTCGTAGctattttacttatatataaatatttctcagTATTCTTACAAAATGCATTTGTCATTAACGAGTGGGAGCATAACACCAAAAACTTGAACACAAACCCAATTTTTTGCGTATATTCAATTCACAACAAATGTTACAGAGGAACAGAAATGGCATTGTAAGGTAGTTAAAAGAGAAGTAAATGACCGTGCAACTCTCTAAACAATTAGTATTACATTATTtgtgtataaatttatttgtttatatacactGAATTTTCACTTTTGGGTTACTcgaatattcataaataaaaatacataaattgcttgaaaatgttttgaaacAAATTGTCCATCATTTATACtctaacattttaaataaaataatttgccaTCTTTTTGTCAATACTGACACTGGACGACGGCGATTATTAAATACTCGTAGTTATCCGAATACAGTTGTTCATTGATCTATTAAACGTTTTAAgtaaaagctaaaaaataattGTGAGTAGAGTAATCGAATTTCTCAATTAAGCTCCAAACGTATTTGTTTTTAGCAAATAACGCATATTGGCAGCTGAGATAcatattttctgtttaattaTTCTCTATGTTATTCTcgtttcctttttatattgcCATATAAGGATTTggttaattgcatattttatacTTAACGGTCAGCTGCCGGCCACACTTCAAACTAGGttaatttgataattttgcAACATTTACAGTTAGGCAGCAGTTCTGCGTGTGCGAACGGAAGAATAACTTGGCTCGACACTGCTATTATCATTTTCCAAAAAGAGTCAGCGCGAAAAATTCGCATGAATTAGAAGCGTAAAGGTTTAGCGATTGGCATTAAGTTGTTAACTTGGAGACTCAACAGATGTTGGTTGAAATGAAAAGAGTAAATAGCCATTAATGTGGGTGGCATttcaatatatttgtattgatatacatatgctgTAATTTCTGACAAATTGTCGGCGCGCAATACTGCGTCTAATAATGCTATTGGCAATTATTGGTAATAAATACAGCTGTGGCCAAAATGTTAGAAATAGCGCGTCTGTTCATACTATAACAAACATACCTCGCTTCGATTTATATGGTTGCTTAATTATGCTTATATATTAAACTGTATGATAATCATTTTACTTGGTTTACTCGGTGTGTAGAATTAAGTAccacaataaaatgaaaacacaaGAAAAACATATTTCGCTAAGGGGGCTTACTAGTTTGTGGTCCTTTTAATAAGGGCCAGttgcaattgaaaaatttaacttccCAGCATTGACTTGGCATGCTTGAAATCTCCAAGCTAAAGCGTGTATTGAGTGGGTCCaatttttcgtgtatttttcgGAATAATTTAGATGATTGCCTTCAGATAAAACCATTTTAACACAGCACGGTAACACCGTGAAATTTCACCTTATATTCACTACTACGTAAAGACTACTTAAAGACTGCAAAAGAATTAACTTTTGAATTGCCCCAAAGCATTAGACGCCTTTGAACGTTTGCTCTAAAAGCATCATCTACGTTATgtgatttcgattttttttcttttcaatacaACATTTCTTTGCGACTTGTCCGAAGCTCTTATTTAGGAGAGTGTTTTATAGGTAGACCGTTTGTGGAACGTTTATCGGTTTCAGTGAAAAACATATGCAGTGCTTACAGTTTGCGCATGTGTCTATTACTTTATAAACATATAAGTTTGTTCATACTACACTATATTACCATGTAGGCTTGACCCATTGCATTCGTTTGGTAATTTGCTGCTTATGCACTATTGGTATCATTCGCCCTTTATGTCATCCAGGTGCATAATGAGCATgatacattgtatgtatgtattatatattaaacGTATATAtgaacttttttctatattagtTACGGCCTGTCttatgaagaaattgaaaaaggtCTGCCCACTATTGACACATCGAAAACCCTCATTCGAGATGTGTGCCCACCTTTTTTTGCGGGAGTTGAGTGCCGACCGGGAAAATATCGCCGCTTCGATGGGCTGTGCAATAACATCGATCATCCCACTTGGGGTGCCACCATGGCGCCGTTCCAGCGTCTGATTGGTCCACTATATGCGGATGGTATAAATGCACCACGCATTTCAGTGACCGGACATGATTTACCAATTTCTCGTATTGTTTCGCGTACAATGCATCCGGATGATGGTTACCACGACCACGCTGGCACTGTCATGGTGATCGCTTGGGGACAATTCATGGATCACGATTTCACACTTACGGGTACACCGCTGGGTGGGTTTCCTGTTTATACTTCTTGTTGTGCTTTAGATTTTATTGATCTTCGTTTTTCTCACAGATCCTATCAATCGAAATGATCCGGAAGAGTGCTGCAAACGTCCACTACACCTTAAGCATCCATATTGCAATGAGATTCGGGTTCCAGACGATGACTATTTCTATCGGCTCTTTAATGTGAAATGCATTGATTTTGTACGCGCTTTCCCATCACCACGGCCGGGCTGTCGGCTAGGTAAGCATTCGTTATGATTGAAAGCTTCAATGTTCTCATGACGAGAGAAGGTTTTATGAAATAGCTAAATTAGGGAAgggaaatacaaaaatttttattcttatatttgttaaaaaacagAATTATCTTGTGAATTTCTTGAGCACTTTTGAAGTCCGATTAGGCAAATATTCCACTATCTCAAAAAGTTATGCTATAACAACTAAATTCTACTAAACGAAAATTTGAATACTAAAATTACCAACACATTAATCTAATAAATATTCTATTTTCAGGGTCGCGCCAACAATTCAATACACTCACTGGTGTGATTGACGCCAACACTGTATACGGCGTTACGGAAAAGTTCGCTCGAAAGCTTCGTACTGGCTATGGTGGCTTAATGCGTATGAATCCCGTCTTCCAAGAATATGGGCTTAAGGATTTGTTGCCATTGAAGCTCGACATACCCGATGAGGGATGCACGCGCCCGAACAAAAGCATGTTTTGCTTTGAAGGAGGTGAGATTCGGGTGAACGAACAGCTGGTGCTAACGTGCATGCACACATTGATGGCGCGCGAACATAATCGCATAGCGACCGCATTAGGCCAAATCAATAAACATTGGGACGATGAAACGATTTTCCAAGAAGCACGTCGCATCAATATTGCTATTGTGCAACATGTGACGTATAACGAGTTCTTACCGATATTATTGGGCAAAGAGGTGATGGAGAAGTTCGGTTTGGTGCTACAGAAGGATGGCTACTGGGATGGCTATGACTCCAAAGTCAATCCTGGTATTATTGATGCTTTTGCTGGTGCTGCATTTCGTTTTGGACACTCTTTACTACCCACCGCCGTGGAGCGTTGGTCTAAAGCACATAAATTTATAGCCTCGAAACGTTTATCGGATTTAATTCGTCGCCCGTATGACTTGTATCGTGCTGGTGTGCTAGATGAATATTTTATGGGTTTGATGAATCAAGTGGCGCAAGCGATGGATGACTCAATTACACAGGAGGTAACGAATCATCTCTTCAAAAAGGAGGGTGCGCGATACGGATTGGATTTAGTAGCGTTTAATATGCAGCGTGGCCGTGAATTCGGTTTGCCTGGTTATATGGAATTTAGAAAGTTCTGTGGCCTGCCCACCTCGACATCGTGGGAGGAAATGTTTGGTTCAATGCCAAACGACACAATTGTTCGTTACGAAAGCATTTTTGAGTAAGTGGgaatttctgtttttgttttttttttgattttaattttttttatgttttgcttAAAGACATCCAGCTGATATTGATCTTTGGTCGGGCGGTGTTTCAGAGAAGCCTTTACCGGGTTCTATGCTGGGACCCACCTTTGCATGCGTTATCGCAACTCAGATGAGTTACTCTCGCCGGGGCGACCGTTTCTGGTATGAGCTTCCGAACCAACCATCATCATTCACTCCAGAGCAGTTACAAGAACTGCGAAAGGCCAAGCTATCACGCCTTATATGTGATAACACCGATCTTATCGACACCGTACAGATATACCCTATGGTGTTGCCAGATCATGAAATGTAAGTTTTTATTGAACACATGAAAGGAAGAGTAAATGTCTGTTACTCTCCaaattatttacacatttttagcccttaaaggggtattctagtctacaTAGAAGCAtaaatttcaggtaatttttaaagtgtcgtaaaaaaaggcaattaatatttttattatccattttttattaattatttgttaattttagaagagtacagaaaaacaaaccaaaaaaaatttaaaaatttcaaaaattatgagctgacgaattggggggtctctaaaaattccCACGTGACCAtgcccatgatttcaaccctcctagttttttgaaaccaaaaaaaaaaagttattaatctagaataatgtcgcaatggtcggaactacggaaaagtgggaaaaaatttttttcacaaaatggcgactgcctgaaaaaaaaatttttttttgatcactttttctgactatttcgaattttttaaaaataataaaaataaaaatttggggatggggctagttacaaccatagacaagcctataaagaagactctataaaaatttcaagtaaatcggttcagtagcacctgagaaatcgtgggtatcgcgtttaaagtttcgcgtaaagtcttttgttcgattagttccggccgaaccagtttggatgccgggtcagaaaaatgcctatatctccgaaaacaatttgaatttggaaaaatcctattgtacacatattcttgaatagttaaattttggaaatataaaaaaaaatcgattttttaaaatttcgagactagaatacccccttaaggtaTGCCGACCTTATAACGTATTGTTCTATTAATTAACACCGTCCTTCAATTGCACACTTTTCTAAATATATTCCAATTGTTTTAGTAATCCAAGGGTGCCTTGCAAGAGCGGCATAATTCCATCAATTGATCTGACAAAATGGGCCGACTACTCCAGTCCCGAAGTAGGACATCAGCCAGTATACGtaagaaaaaatgaaattaatattttatttactaatatgatatttaaacacttt comes from the Bactrocera neohumeralis isolate Rockhampton chromosome 2, APGP_CSIRO_Bneo_wtdbg2-racon-allhic-juicebox.fasta_v2, whole genome shotgun sequence genome and includes:
- the LOC126757434 gene encoding peroxidase isoform X1, which encodes MHNNFICQRNLNYYKALLTTVFFSYRLLLFTAAILAPCLNTFAQFNHFGEHLNTHTGSECALILSGPGRSSVYDYNVNLFRGTINPYTADSTCITYDAVNAAYLDARKRIHVAQPKGDWKTEELATVGELLLDISIQLARTYGLSYEEIEKGLPTIDTSKTLIRDVCPPFFAGVECRPGKYRRFDGLCNNIDHPTWGATMAPFQRLIGPLYADGINAPRISVTGHDLPISRIVSRTMHPDDGYHDHAGTVMVIAWGQFMDHDFTLTGTPLDPINRNDPEECCKRPLHLKHPYCNEIRVPDDDYFYRLFNVKCIDFVRAFPSPRPGCRLGSRQQFNTLTGVIDANTVYGVTEKFARKLRTGYGGLMRMNPVFQEYGLKDLLPLKLDIPDEGCTRPNKSMFCFEGGEIRVNEQLVLTCMHTLMAREHNRIATALGQINKHWDDETIFQEARRINIAIVQHVTYNEFLPILLGKEVMEKFGLVLQKDGYWDGYDSKVNPGIIDAFAGAAFRFGHSLLPTAVERWSKAHKFIASKRLSDLIRRPYDLYRAGVLDEYFMGLMNQVAQAMDDSITQEVTNHLFKKEGARYGLDLVAFNMQRGREFGLPGYMEFRKFCGLPTSTSWEEMFGSMPNDTIVRYESIFEHPADIDLWSGGVSEKPLPGSMLGPTFACVIATQMSYSRRGDRFWYELPNQPSSFTPEQLQELRKAKLSRLICDNTDLIDTVQIYPMVLPDHEINPRVPCKSGIIPSIDLTKWADYSSPEVGHQPVYNFINEIPDTLLNFKKK
- the LOC126757434 gene encoding peroxidase isoform X2; the encoded protein is MILRLLLFTAAILAPCLNTFAQFNHFGEHLNTHTGSECALILSGPGRSSVYDYNVNLFRGTINPYTADSTCITYDAVNAAYLDARKRIHVAQPKGDWKTEELATVGELLLDISIQLARTYGLSYEEIEKGLPTIDTSKTLIRDVCPPFFAGVECRPGKYRRFDGLCNNIDHPTWGATMAPFQRLIGPLYADGINAPRISVTGHDLPISRIVSRTMHPDDGYHDHAGTVMVIAWGQFMDHDFTLTGTPLDPINRNDPEECCKRPLHLKHPYCNEIRVPDDDYFYRLFNVKCIDFVRAFPSPRPGCRLGSRQQFNTLTGVIDANTVYGVTEKFARKLRTGYGGLMRMNPVFQEYGLKDLLPLKLDIPDEGCTRPNKSMFCFEGGEIRVNEQLVLTCMHTLMAREHNRIATALGQINKHWDDETIFQEARRINIAIVQHVTYNEFLPILLGKEVMEKFGLVLQKDGYWDGYDSKVNPGIIDAFAGAAFRFGHSLLPTAVERWSKAHKFIASKRLSDLIRRPYDLYRAGVLDEYFMGLMNQVAQAMDDSITQEVTNHLFKKEGARYGLDLVAFNMQRGREFGLPGYMEFRKFCGLPTSTSWEEMFGSMPNDTIVRYESIFEHPADIDLWSGGVSEKPLPGSMLGPTFACVIATQMSYSRRGDRFWYELPNQPSSFTPEQLQELRKAKLSRLICDNTDLIDTVQIYPMVLPDHEINPRVPCKSGIIPSIDLTKWADYSSPEVGHQPVYNFINEIPDTLLNFKKK